AAGCGACACCGGGTGGCGTACGTACCGCGATGGCGTACGGGGTGGGCGTCCGCGAGGGCGAGGTGCAGGGGTCGTCGCCTGCTCGGGGAGCCGACGGACGTGCTCCTGCAGAAGTGGGCGGACCACGCCTTCCTGCTGCTTGAGGATCCTCCGCAGGACCTGGCGGGCGGTTGCTTCAAGGAAAACTGTTGAGATTCGGCTGTTGTTCTTCGCACCACTGCGGGGTACACTACTCATGAGGCGAGCAGCCTCCCTTTGCGCATGGCCCCAGCGACCCGCACCGCCGCTGGGGCTCGTTTGTCCTTAGTCTACTACGCCCTATCTTCGCGACGCCTCCAGAGCATCTCCACCACCTCTCCGGTCCCCTAGTATCCTGGGACAGGTACCCACTGGAAGCAGGTCCACATTGCGTAGGACCCCGAAACACCTCCACCCGCTCCGCGCGGCCCCGGGACCGCGACCTCGGGAGTTGCCGCCAAATTGCCGCCAGACACCAGGGAAAAGGTGGTAAAATGAGGCTACGCTAGGAGAAGAGGAAAGGCTAGAACCCGCACAGGACGTGAATTCCGGGGAAGAGGGGAAGTGGGGGGAACACCCAGGGCGCCCTCTCAAGGCGGAGACGGGGATTCGAATTCCCCTGGGGCCACCAACTCCATGTCCCCGGGCCAAGAGCCGGGGAGGGCTCCCGTGGGCAAGCCGGACGCCGTGGTGGTGGGAGGGGGTGCGGTCGGCCTGTGCTGCGCGTGTGCCCTGGCGCGCGAGGGCATGCGGGTGCTTCTCCTGGAGCGGAAACGCCCCGGGGCCGGTGCCTCCTGGGGGAACGCGGGACTGGTTGCGCCCTCCCGCAGTGTTCCCCTGGCGGAGCCCGGGATCGTACGACGCGGCCTGCGCTGGATGCTGGATCCCACGAGCCCCTTGTACGTCCCCTTGCGGGCAGATGTGGGCCTGATCCAGTGGCTCTGGAGGTTCCGGAAATTCAGCACCGCGGCCCACCTGCGCCGCAGTCTGCCCCTTTTGGTCGGCCTCCAGCGGTGGAGCCTGCGCCTGTACCGGGAGCTGGAAGGGCGCGGCCTGGACTTCGGGTTCCGAACGTCGGGAACGCTTGCCGTCTTTCAGAGTTCCCGGGAGCTCGCGTCCTTCCTCGGGGAGGTGGATCTGCTCCGGAGCCACGGGATCCCCGCGGAGGTCCTGGGCCCGGACGCGGCCCTGCAGAGGGAGCCTCTCCTGCGACCGCAACTCGCGGGGGCGGTCTACTTTCCGGAGGACGCCTATCTGGATCCGGCCCGCCTTGTGGAATCCCTGGCCGCCTACGCGGGTGAGCTCGGCGTGGAGATCCGGAACGGGGCTGCAGGGCAGCGGCTGTGGCGCCGGGGAGGAGAGGTCTCCGTGGAGGTGGGGGACTCCTTCCTGCATCCGGCGACGGTGGTGGTGGCCGCGGGTGCGTGGAGCGCGCCCCTCCTCCGGACCGCGGGGGTCCGGATCCCGGTCTTGCCCGCCAAGGGCTACGCGATCACGCTCCCGCACGCGGCCCCGCCCGGCCGTCCCCTGATGCTGAGCGAGGCACGGGTGGCGGTGACCCCGCTCCGGGGACCCGGTGGGGAGGCACGGGTTCGGCTCGCGGGGACCCTGGAACTAGGAGTTGCGGAAGAGGGGATCAACCACCGACGGGTGCTTGCCATCCGGCGGGCTGCGTCCAGATACCTGGATCTGGATCCTTCCGGGGGAGAGGTGTGGGCCGGGCTCCGGCCCTGCACCCCGGATGGCCTTCCCGTGGTGGGGAGGCCGCGGGGGTTCAGGAACCTGGTGGTGGCCACCGGCCATGGAACCCTGGGCATCTCCCTGGCTCCCGTGACCGGCGAGCTGGTGGCCTCCCTTGTCGCGGGGCGTCCTTTGCAGGAGCTCGATCCCCTAAGCCCGGACCGGTTCTGCTAGGGAGCGACGGATCCCGGGCACACGCCCCTGTTGACCCGGGGGCCGCCGTGCGGACCCGAGCAGGAATGCGCGCCCAGGGCAGAGAAGGAAAGTCCCCCGTCATCCGTCCAGATTCCAGGCAGTGGAGGAGCGTCCATGCGGGCACAGCGGATGGTGATGACGGGGCTGCTCGTGGCGGTGGCCTTCCTCCTCATGGCCACGGTGCAGATTCCGATCCTCCCTCAGGCACCCTTTCTGAAGTACGATCCCAGCGACGCGGCGGCCCTCGTGGGCGGGGTCCTCTACGGCCCCGGCACCGGCGTGCTCGTGGTGCTCCTCAAGGACGTGCTCTTCCTCCTGTTCCGGGCGAGAGGGCCCTTCGGGCCTGTTGCGGACTTCATCGCCGCGGGCACGTTTGTGGCGGTGACCGCGTGGGCCTACCGGCGCATGGGAGGCGCCTTCCCCCGGCGGCTTCTCTCCGCGGCCGTGGTCGGGATGGTGGCGCGGGTGCTGGTGATGATCCCCGCCAACTTCGTGATCCTGTACCTGGAGTTCGGGATGCCGCCGGCCCGGGTGGCGGGGATGCTGCTCCCCGCCATCGTGCCCTTCAACGCGGTGAAGGCGGCCCTGAACGCCCTCCTGGCTTTGGCGGTGGCGGAACCTCTGGGCCGCTACCTTCCCGTGCCGGAGCTTCCCGGACGCTAGGCCCAGCAGGATTCTGCGGCTCCCACGGCCAACTCTCGTCCGGAGGACTTGCGGGAGGGCTCCCCGTGCGGTTCGCGGTCAACCTCTCCATGTTGTTCACCGAGTTCCCCTTCCTGGAGCGGTTCCAGCATGCCCGCCAGGCGGGATTCTCCGCGGTGGAGTTCTGGTTCCCCTACGAGGAGGATCTGGAGGCCATCGCCCGGGAGCTGCGACGTCTACGGCTGGAACTCGTGCTCTTCAACCTGGAGGCGGGGAACTTCGCCGCGGGAGAACGGGGATACGCCTGCCATCCGGACCGGCGGCAGCGGTTTCGGGAGACGGTGGAGCGGGGGATTGAGGTGGCGCGGCGCCTGGGATGCCGGCGGCTCAACGCGCTCGTGGGAAATGTCCTGCCTCACGTTCCCCGCGCGGACCAGCGGCGGATCCTGGTGGAGAACCTCCGGGAGGCGGCCCGGGCCATGGAACGCTGGGGCATCACCCTGCTCTTCGAGGCCCTCAACCCCTACGATGCCCCGGACTACTTCCTGCACTCCTCCGCGGAGGCCTTCGCGATCCTGGAGGAGGTGGGAGAGCCCAACCTGCGGTTCCAGTACGACGTCTACCACATGCAGCGCAGCGAGGGGAACCTCACCCACACCATTACCCGACACGTGGACAAGATCGGCCACATCCAGATCGCGGACTCCCCGGATCGCGGGCCGCCCGGTACGGGCGAGATCAACTTCCGCTACTTGCTGGGCCGGATCGCGGCAAGCGGCTACGGGGGATACGTGAGCGCGGAGTACCGACCCCACGGGCCGAGCGCGGAATCCTTCGGGTGGATGCGGGAGGTGCTGCCGTGATCGCGAACCGGATCAAACGCCGGCTGCAGCAGGACCTCCCCGTGATCGGGCACTGGCTGAGCTTCCCGTGCCCGGCGGTGGCGGAGCTGCTGAGCGCCTTGGAGCCGGACTGGCTTGTGGTGGATACGGAGCACGGGCCCAGCAGCTGGGAGACGGTGGAGGACCAGCTGCGGGCCATGCGGGGCACGGGCGTGACGCCCATCGTGCGGGTCGCGGCGAACGATCCCGCCCTCATCAAGCTGGCCCTGGATCGTGGGGCCATGGGGGTGATCGTCCCGCTGGTCAGCTCGCCGGAGGAGGCGCGGAGGGCCGTCCTGGCTTCCCGGTATCCCCCCGAAGGGATCCGGGGGGTTGCGGGGACCCGGGCGAGCCGGTATGGCCTAGACCTCGCGGAGTACTTTGCCGCCTGGAACCGGGAGGCCCTGGTGATCTGCCAGGTGGAGACCCTTCCGGGACTGGAACAGGTGGAGGAGATCGCCGCCGTGGAGGGGGTGGACGTGCTGTTCGTGGGTCCCAACGACCTCTCCGCGAGCGTGGGGCATTTCCGGCGCTTCGAGGCCCCGGAGTACGAGGAGGCGGTGCAGAGGGTGCTCGCGGCCGCCCGGCGACGCGGCAAGGCCGCGGGATACCTCGCGTCGGATCCGGAGGAGGCGCTTCGCCGCATCGCGCAGGGATTCCGGTTCGTGGGAATCGGCAGCGACAGCCGCCTGCTGGCGGCCGCGGCCTCCTCGGTCCTGCGGCGGGTACGGACGGGTCTAGAGGAGAAGGCGCCATGAGGGTATCGCCGGAGACCACTCGGGTGGGCGTGGTCGGGCTCGGGATCATGGGCAAACCCATGGCCCGTAACCTCCTGCGGGCCGGGTACCGACTCGTGGTGCACAACCGGAGCCGAGCGCCCGTGGAGGAGCTGGTGGCCCTGGGGGCCGTGGACGGGGGGTCTCCGAAGGGCGTCGGGCAGGCTTCGGACGTGGTCCTCACCGTGCTTCCGGATACCCCGGACGTGGAGCGGGTGATCTTCGGCCCAGAAGGACTCCTCGAGGGGATGCGACCGGGGTCGGTGCTCGTGGATATGAGCACCATCTCCCCCGCGGCCACCCGCGATTTCGCGGAGCGGCTGCGCGCCCGGGGGATCGAGATGCTGGACGCGCCCGTGAGCGGGGGACAGCGGGGCGCGGAGGAGGGAACCCTGGCCATCATGGTCGGCGGCTCTCCGGAGGTCTTCCAGATGTGCCGCCCCCTTTTCGAGGTCCTGGGACGGCACATCGTGCACCTGGGCCCCAACGGGGCGGGGCAGGTGTGCAAGGCCTGCAACCAGATCGTGGTGGCCCTCACCATCCAGGCGGTTTCCGAGGCCCTGGTGCTGGCGGAGCGGGCAGGGGTGGATCCCGCGAAGGTCCGGGAGGCCCTGCTGGGGGGCTTCGCGTACAGCCGCATCCTCGAGTTGCACGGGCAGCGGATGCTGGAGGGCAACTTCACCCCGGGCTTCCGGGTGGAGCTGCACCACAAGGATCTCCGCCTCGCCCTGGAAGCCGGGCGCACCTACGGGGTGCCCCTTCTCGGGACCGCCGTCGTCCACGAGCTCCTGGGCGCTCTGGTGGCCAGAGGCCGCGGGAAGCTGGATCACTCGGCCCTGTTGTTGCTGGCGCGGGAGCTGGCGGGCGGAGGTGGGCTTGACGCAGGGTCCGTATAATTGAGGCGGATCGGGTCGGTGGGGGCGACCTTGGGCAAGAGGGTCTGCAGGACGGACGCGGAGAGGGCCGGATGAAGTCGTCCACTGCCGCCGTCCGGCCCTTGGCGGGCGTTCTCGCCCGGGGGGGGCGTTGGCTGCGGAGGGAGCGGGTCCTGGCCCCTCTGCTGGTGCTGCCCGCCTTCCTGTACGTGGCCCTTCTCGTGGGCCTTCCCTTCCTCTACGCCCTCTACCTGAGCCTCACGGACGCCACCACCGGCAACCCCTACGGGAGCTTCATCGGGTTCCGGAACTTCTCGGAGGTGGTTCAGGACCGGGTCTTCCGGACGGCCCTGAAGAACACCTTCGTCTTCACCCTCTCCGCGCAGGGCGCGGTGATCCTGCTCTCCAACGTCCTGGCCCGGGCATTGAGCGTGGACTTCCGGGGCAAGGGATTCGTGCTCTTCCTGCTCCTGCTCCCCTGGGTGGCGCCGGTGTCGCTCTCCACCATCGGCTGGCTGTGGATCCTCCACGCCCGGTTCAGCGTCCTGGACTGGGTGGGCTGGCAGTTGGGGCTGCTGCCCCACGGCCAGAACACCTTCTGGCTTGGGAGACCGAATCTCGCCATGTTCTCCGTGGTGATGGTGCACGTGTGGCGGATGTTGCCCTTCGCCACCGTGATTCTCCTGGCGGGCCTCACCGCCCTTCCCCGGGATCTTCTGGACCAGGCGGAGGTGGACGGTGCGGGGTTCTGGCGGAAGCTCTTTCAGATCGAGCTTCCCCTGTTGCTTCCCATCATGAGCGTGGCGGTGCTGTTCGGCACCATCTTCACCTTCACGGACATGGCGGTGGTGTACGTGCTCACGCGGGGGGGACCCTTTGACACCACCCAGGTGCTCAGCAGCCTCGCGTTCTTCAAGGGCATCGTGGGCGGAAACCTGAGCGTGGGCGCGGCCATCTCTCTCTTCCTGTTCCCCGTGCTCCTCGTGGCGGCGGTGCTCATCCTGCGGGCCGCCCGGCGGGCGGAGGTGACGTAATGGCGGATCGACAGAGGTGGGGGCGCTGGCGGCGCGGTCTGCGGGTCGGCGGACGGGCCCTGATCCTCGGAGCCTTCTGCACCTTCACCGCTTTCCCGTTCGCCTGGATGCTCATCACCGCCTTCAAGCGGAACTCCGACCTGTACAACCCCGTGAACAACCCCTTCTGGTTCAATGAGCCGCCGACCCTGGAACATCTGGAGTACGTGTTCACGAAGACCCTGTTCGCCAACTGGATCGTGAACACGGCCCTGGTGGGCGTGGCGGTGGTGGGCATCACCCTCCTGTTGGCCCTGCCCGCGGGCTACAGCCTCAGCCGTTTCCTCGGGGCATGGGGGACCCAGCTGGGGATCGGCATGTTCCTGGTGTACCTGGTCCCCCCCACCCTGCTCTTTATCCCCCTCGCGCGGGTGGTGAGCGAGCTCCGGCTGCACAACACCCTGTGGTCCCTCATCCTGATCTATCCCACCATCACCGTGCCCTTCGCCACCTGGCTGCTGATGGGGTTCTTCAAGTCCATCCCCCCGGAGCTGGAGGAGCAGGCCCTGGTGGACGGGTACAGCCGGATGGGCGCCTTCCTCCGGGTCACCCTGCCCCTGGCGGTTCCCGGCATCATCGCGGTGGTGATCTTCAGCTTCACCATCTCCGCCCAGGAGTTCGTCTACGCCCTCTCCTTCGTGACCAACGTGGCCCGGAAGACGGTCAGCGTCGGCGTCCCCGCGGACATGGTACGAGGGGACATCTTCGACTGGGGGCCGCTCATGGCGAGCGCCTTTTTGGCCAGCGTTCCCGTGGCCGTCCTGTACTACTTCGTGATGGACAAGTTCGTGCGTGGGTTCACCACGGCAGGAGCCATCCGATGAGAAGGGGGGTGTCGGAGAACATGCCGGACGAGAGGCAGGAACTGCGGTGGGTGCGGGTCGCGGAGGGAAGGTGGCGCCTCGTGACCCGGAGGGAGTTCCTGAAGCTGGTCGGAGCAGGGCTCGGCGCAGCGGCCTTTGGTCCCTTCGTCTTTACGGAGAAGACCGCGGCCCAACCCGTGACCCTGCGCATCCTGCAGTGGCGGCACTTCGTCCCGCCCTACGACGAGTGGTTCAACAAGGTGTTCGCGCCCCGGTGGGGGGAGAAGAACGGGGTCCGGGTGGTGGTGGAGAACGTGGGGCTTGCGGAGATCCCCGCCATTGCCGCGGGCGAGGCGGCCCGGGTGGCCGCGGGCGCGGATCCGGGACACGACATGATCCAGTACCTCACCCCGCCCGCCACCCTGGAGCGGCAGGTGGACACGGAGGCCCACCGGGAGGTCATCGAGGAGCTCCGGCGCAAGGTGGGGCCGTACATCCCCCTCGCGGAGAAGAGCACCTACAACCCCGTGACCCGGCGGTACTTCGGGGTCTCGGACAACTTCGTGCCCGACCCCATGCACTACCGGGGATGGATGTGGCGGGAGGCCTCCGCGAAGGCCCTGGGCCGCTCCACCACGGGCCCTGTCACCTGGGACGACGTCCGCAAGGTGGGTCGGGAACTGCGGCGCATGGGCCACCCCGTGGGCCTGGGTCTGAGCCAGGAGATCGACACGGGCATGTGGCTCCGGAGCCTCCTGTACTCCTGGGGCACGGGTGAACAGGACGAGGGCGGCAACGTGATCCTGGACGTGCCGCCCTATCGCCAGCGGACCATCGACGCGCTGAAGTTCGTTCGGGATCTCTACAACGAAACCATGTTCGCGGGGGTCTTCGCGTGGACCGCGGCCTCCAACAACGAGGAGTTCCTGGCAGGCCGCATCTCCATCGCCATGAACGCCATCTCCATCACCCGCACGGCCCAGGCCCTGGCGGCCCAGGCCCTCAAGCGGGGGGAGGATCCCAGAACCAGCAAGGCCGTGCTCCTGGCCCGGGACACCCTGATCACGGAGCGGGCGCCCCAAGGGCCCGCGGGCGCCCGGGGTCTGGAGCACGTCATGGGGGTCTACTTCATCTGGCGGAACCGGCCCCGGCCCGTGCGGGAGGCGGCGAAGAAGCTGCTCATCGACCTCATCCTCAGCTACGACCCGGAGGTGGCGGCGCGGGAGGGCTGGCCGCCGGGGAAGTTCCAGGCCTCCCAGGCGTACGACTACCCCACCTTCGAGAACGCCATCCCCAAGGCCAAGCGGCTCGCGTACCTCCGCAACGATCCCGTGAGCCGGGCGGCCGGGGATCGCCCGGACAAACTGGTCACCATCGAAACCGCGTACGAGTGGGCCCACAACGTGGGCTGGCCGGGTCCCTCGAGCGCGGCCATCGACGAGGTGTTCAACACCTGGATCCTCAACGTGATGTTCGCCCGGGTGGCCCAGGGGATTGACACGCCGGAGCAGGCCCTGGACGCCGCGGCCCGTCAGATCCGCCGGGTGTTCCAGAAGTGGCGGGAGCAGGGGCTCGTGGGCGGCCGGCGGTGAGAACCCGGGGGAGCCGGGACAGGGGGGGCGTGCGGCGGAGCCAGGGAATCGTTCCCTCCGTCCTGCGGGCCGTCCGGATCCTGGAGGCGGTGGGAGACGCCGCGCGCCCCCCGACCCTGGGGGAGCTGGCGCGGACGCTGGGGATTCCCAAGAGCAGCCTGCATGATCTCTGTGCCACCCTCCTGCAGGAGCGCCTGTTGGAGCGCACGGACGGAGGCGGCTTCCGGATCGGGGTGCGGGTGTTGGACTTCTACCGGGCGTACGACACCACCACCCACCTCGGTACGGAGTTCCACCGGGTGTGCGAGGAGATCATTCCCCGGCACGAGGAGACCATCGTGCTTTCCGTTCTGGACGGCCGGGAGGTGGTGTACGTGGCCTGCCGGAACGGGACCCAGCCCATCGCGGTGAACTACCGCATCGGACTTCGCCTTCCGGCCCACACCACGGCCACGGGGAAAGCCATTCTGAGCACCCTCCGGGAGGAGGAGGTCCGTGCCCTGTTCTCCGGAGAGCCCCTCGCACGCCCCACCCGGCACAGCATCGGGCAAGTGGAAGCACTCCTCGAGGAGCTGCGGAAGACCCGGGCCCGAGGGTACTCCGTGGACGATGAGGAGACGGTGGAGGGCATGAGCTGCGTGGGGGCCCCGCTGTGTGCACCGGGAGAGGTGCGTGCGGGCATCGCCTTCAGCATGGTGAAGGCCCGAACCCGACGGGATCGCCTTCAGGAGCTCGGCCGGAAAATCCAATTCCTCGCCACCGTGCTGTCCGAGCGGCTGGGAGGAGCTCTCCCAACCCGTCTCTCGCGGGGATGAGACCCCTTGACAAAAGCCCAAGGAGCTGCTGAGCTGGATCCGGTTGTTCCAAATTTCGAATAATGTCCGGATATACGAACACCCGGGGAAGGCGGAGATCCGCACGGAGGACGCGAGGATGCGGGGCGTGGAGGTTCAGGAGGTCCTGAACTGCGTGGGTGGGGTGTGGGACAGACCCCGAGGGCAGGAGGCCCTGCCGGTCTACAACCCCGCCACCGGAGAGGTCATCGCCCGGGTGGGAGAGAGTGGCCCTGAGGACGTGGACCGGGCGGCCCAGGCCGCCCACCGCGCCGGCGCGGAGTGGCGCCGCACCCCGCCCGGAGAGCGGGTGCAGTACCTGTTCCGGTTGAAGCGTCTGCTGGAGGAGAACCTGGAGGATCTTGCCCGCACCATCACGGAGGAGTGCGGGAAGACCTACCAGGAATCCCTGGGAGAGTTGCGGCGGGGCATCGAGAACGTGGAGGTGGCCTGCGGGATTCCCAGTCTCATGCAGGGCTACAACAACGAGGACATCGCCCGAGGCATAGACGAGTACATGTTCCGGCAGCCCGTGGGCGTGGTGGCCGCCATCACGCCGTTCAATTTCCCCGGCATGATCCCGCTCTGGTTCTTGCCCTACGCCATCGCGTGTGGCAACACCTTCATCGTGAAACCCTCCGAGCGAACCCCGCTCACCATGCAGAAGATCATGCACCTCGTGGAGCAGACGGGGCTCCCTCCGGGCGTGGTGAACGTGGTGAACGGCGCCAAGCAGACCGTGGACGCCATCCTGGATCACCCCCTTATTCGGGCCGTGAGCTTCGTGGGCTCCACCCCGGTGGCGCGGTACGTGTACAGCCGGGCCGCGTCGAACGGCAAGCGTGCCCAGTGCCAGGGCGGTGCGAAGAATCCCGTGATCGTCCTCCCGGATGCGGACTTCGATCTGGTGCCCCGGATGGTGGCCGATTCCGCGTTCGGATGCGCCGGGCAGCGGTGTCTGGCGAGCTCCCTCGCCCTGGTGGTGGGGGAGGCCAGGAAACCCTTCCGGGAGGCCATCGCGGACCTCGCCCGCACGCGGCGGGTGGGCTACGGCCTGGATCCCGGAGTGGAGATGGGGCCCGTGATCCGGCGGGAAAGCCGGGAGCGCATCGAGGGGCTCATCGCGAGGGGCGCGGAGGAAGGGGCGCGGATCCTGGTGGACGGTCGAGGCACCCGGATTCCGGGATACGAGGGCGGGTTCTTCGTGCGGCCGACGGTGCTGGAGGAGGTCCCTCCGGAGGGGCTCATTGCCCGCACGGAGATCTTCGGGCCCGTGCTGGGCTTGATCTACGTCCGGGACCTGGACGAAGCGATCGAACTCATCAACCGGGGAAGCTACGGCAACATGGCGTGCCTGTTTACCCGCAGCGGGGCGGCGGCGAGGAAGTTCCGGTACGAGGCCCAGGTGGGGAACATCGGGATCAACGTGGGGGTGGCCCAGCCCATCGCCTTCTACCCCTTCGGGGGCATGAAGGAGAGCTTCTTCGGTGACCTCCACGGCCAGGGCCGGGACGCGGTGGAGTTCTACACGGAGAAGAAGATCGTGGTGGAGCGGTGGTAATCCTCCGTTGACGGCACCACGGGGATGAAACCGGCACCGTTTCGGTACGTGCGGCCCCAGACCCGGGAGGAAGGACTGGAGGCACTGGCCCGGTACGGCGAGGACGCCAAGGTGCTGGCCGGGGGCCAGAGTCTCGTCCCCCTGATGAACCTGCGGCTCGCCCGCCCGAAGGTGTTGGTGGACATCAACCGCATCCCCGCGCTGGGAATCCTGGAGCGTCGAGATGGGGAGCTGGTCCTCGGCGCGCTCGTCCGCCACCGGCAGCTTGAAGGGGATCCACGGGTATGGGAGGCCTGCCCCATCCTGAGCCGGGCCGCGGCCTGTATCGGGTATCCCGCCATTCGAAACCGTGGAACGGTGGGAGGGAGCCTCGCCCACGCGGACCCCGCGGCGGAGCTCGGTTGCGTCCTTCTTGCCACGGGAGCCGTGGTGGTGCTGGAGTCCTCGAGGGGCCGTCGGGAGGTGCGCATCGAAGACCTGTTCGTGGGGCCCTACACCACCTGCATCCGGCCCGATGAGCTCCTGGTGGAGGTCCGGATCCCCGCCTGGAGAGAAGGTACGCGCTGGGGTTTTGCGGAGTTTACCCGTCACGAAGGGGGGTTCGCCCTGGCCCTGGCCGCTTGCGTCGTCCACCTGGATGGAGAGGGCAAGGTGACCTCCGCCCGGGTGGCGGTGGGGGGCGTGAGCCCCCTTCCCGTCCGGCTTCCCGAGGCCGAGAAGAGCCTGCGGGGTGCAGGGCTCTCGAAGGAGGGGATCGCGCAGGCCGCCGCCTGTGCCCTGTCCCTCGAGGACTATGACGACGTCCACGCGCCCGCCTGGCACCGCCGGCAGCTCGGTCGCTGGCTGCTGCTCCAGGCGCTTCAACAGGCCGCGGGAGGGGGAAGTTGAGGGATCGGATTTCCATCGCCCTGCAGGTCAATGGAAAGCCCTACCGCCTGGAGGTGGAGCCGCGCCGGCTGCTGGCGGATGTGCTGCGCCGGGATCTGGGGTTCACCGGCGTGCACCTGGGGTGCGAACACGGGGTGTGCGGGGCATGCACGGTGCTCCTGGATGGAGAGCTCGTGCGTTCGTGCCTGATGTTCGCGGTGCAGGCGGATGGATGCGAGATCCTCACCGTGGAGGGTCTGAACGCCTCCGGAGATCTTCACCCCATCCAGCGGGCGTTCATCGAGGAATTTGGATTTCAGTGTGGGTTCTGCACTCCCGGCATGATCCTCGCCGCGTACCGTCTGCTGCAGGAGCGCCCGCGCCCCTCAGCGGAGGAGATCCGTCGGGCCCTGGCAGGAAACCTGTGCCGGTGCACGGGATACGCGGACATCCTCCGATCCGTCCAGCGGGCCGCGGTCCTCCTCGCCGAAGCGGAGGAAACCCGTGCTCCCTAGCGGCCGGTACGTGGGCCGGCGGGTTCCCCGGTGGGAGGACCGACGGTTCGTACAGGGCCGGGGCCGATACCTGGACGACCTGAACCTCCCGGACCAGGTGGAGGTGGCCTTCGTCCGAAGCCCCCATGCCCATGCGCGGCTTCTGCGTGTGGATGTGGAGGCCGCGCGGGGGCACCCGGAGGCCGTGGGGGTGTATACCTGGGAGGATCTCCAGGGGCTGCTTCGCCCCTACTGGACCATGCCGCGGGGGCCCATTCGCCAGGCGCGCGTCACGCCCCTGGCGAGCGGAAAGGTCCGGTGGGTGGGAGAACCGGTGGCTGTGGTGGCGGCGCGGGATCGGTACGTGGCGGAGGATCTGTGCGAGCTCGTCACGGTAGAGTACGAGCCGTTGCCCGCGGTGGTGGACGCGCTGGAGGCCATGCGGCCGGAGGCGATCCGGCTGTATGAGGAGTGGCCGGACAACGTGGTCTCCCACCAGACCTTCCAGGCAGGGGATCCCGAGGCCCAGCTGGCAGGTTGTGCCGTGGTGGTCCGCGAGCGCTTTCGCAGCAAC
This genomic interval from Armatimonadota bacterium contains the following:
- a CDS encoding CoA-acylating methylmalonate-semialdehyde dehydrogenase — translated: MRGVEVQEVLNCVGGVWDRPRGQEALPVYNPATGEVIARVGESGPEDVDRAAQAAHRAGAEWRRTPPGERVQYLFRLKRLLEENLEDLARTITEECGKTYQESLGELRRGIENVEVACGIPSLMQGYNNEDIARGIDEYMFRQPVGVVAAITPFNFPGMIPLWFLPYAIACGNTFIVKPSERTPLTMQKIMHLVEQTGLPPGVVNVVNGAKQTVDAILDHPLIRAVSFVGSTPVARYVYSRAASNGKRAQCQGGAKNPVIVLPDADFDLVPRMVADSAFGCAGQRCLASSLALVVGEARKPFREAIADLARTRRVGYGLDPGVEMGPVIRRESRERIEGLIARGAEEGARILVDGRGTRIPGYEGGFFVRPTVLEEVPPEGLIARTEIFGPVLGLIYVRDLDEAIELINRGSYGNMACLFTRSGAAARKFRYEAQVGNIGINVGVAQPIAFYPFGGMKESFFGDLHGQGRDAVEFYTEKKIVVERW
- a CDS encoding IclR family transcriptional regulator; amino-acid sequence: MRRSQGIVPSVLRAVRILEAVGDAARPPTLGELARTLGIPKSSLHDLCATLLQERLLERTDGGGFRIGVRVLDFYRAYDTTTHLGTEFHRVCEEIIPRHEETIVLSVLDGREVVYVACRNGTQPIAVNYRIGLRLPAHTTATGKAILSTLREEEVRALFSGEPLARPTRHSIGQVEALLEELRKTRARGYSVDDEETVEGMSCVGAPLCAPGEVRAGIAFSMVKARTRRDRLQELGRKIQFLATVLSERLGGALPTRLSRG
- a CDS encoding xanthine dehydrogenase family protein subunit M; the encoded protein is MKPAPFRYVRPQTREEGLEALARYGEDAKVLAGGQSLVPLMNLRLARPKVLVDINRIPALGILERRDGELVLGALVRHRQLEGDPRVWEACPILSRAAACIGYPAIRNRGTVGGSLAHADPAAELGCVLLATGAVVVLESSRGRREVRIEDLFVGPYTTCIRPDELLVEVRIPAWREGTRWGFAEFTRHEGGFALALAACVVHLDGEGKVTSARVAVGGVSPLPVRLPEAEKSLRGAGLSKEGIAQAAACALSLEDYDDVHAPAWHRRQLGRWLLLQALQQAAGGGS
- a CDS encoding (2Fe-2S)-binding protein, whose translation is MRDRISIALQVNGKPYRLEVEPRRLLADVLRRDLGFTGVHLGCEHGVCGACTVLLDGELVRSCLMFAVQADGCEILTVEGLNASGDLHPIQRAFIEEFGFQCGFCTPGMILAAYRLLQERPRPSAEEIRRALAGNLCRCTGYADILRSVQRAAVLLAEAEETRAP